In one window of Desulfonatronospira thiodismutans ASO3-1 DNA:
- a CDS encoding methyltetrahydrofolate--corrinoid methyltransferase: protein MQIVGELINASRKSVGEAIKAQDVDTIKKLARDQAEHGADYIDVNAGIFVGKEKDYMDWLIKLVQEEVDVPCCIDSPDPLVVESALKLHQDKAGVPMVNSISLESERFDNLLPIISEHKCKVVALCMSDEGMPETAEDRFAIAEKLVNVLMQKGVKADDIYVDPLVQPISTNKMYGVEFLNSIEMIMTRLEGVHTVCGMSNISFGMPKRAILNRNFVVMAVLKGLDTAIINPMDANMMANIIVAETLAGKDEFCMNFLEAYRANKFEL, encoded by the coding sequence ATGCAGATAGTAGGAGAACTTATCAATGCCAGCAGAAAAAGTGTCGGCGAAGCCATCAAGGCCCAGGATGTGGATACCATAAAAAAGCTGGCCAGAGATCAGGCCGAACACGGAGCCGATTATATCGATGTCAATGCCGGCATATTCGTGGGCAAAGAAAAGGATTACATGGACTGGCTCATAAAACTGGTACAGGAGGAAGTTGATGTACCTTGTTGTATAGACAGCCCGGACCCTCTTGTAGTAGAGTCCGCCCTCAAGCTGCACCAGGATAAGGCAGGCGTGCCCATGGTCAACTCCATATCCCTGGAAAGTGAGCGCTTTGACAACCTGCTGCCCATAATATCCGAACATAAGTGCAAGGTTGTGGCTCTTTGCATGAGCGACGAGGGCATGCCTGAAACCGCCGAAGACCGCTTCGCCATAGCGGAAAAACTGGTCAATGTACTGATGCAGAAAGGTGTCAAGGCCGATGACATTTACGTTGACCCCCTGGTTCAGCCCATCTCCACCAACAAAATGTATGGTGTGGAATTCTTGAATTCCATAGAAATGATCATGACCAGGCTGGAAGGTGTGCACACTGTCTGCGGCATGTCCAACATATCTTTCGGCATGCCCAAGAGGGCCATCCTCAACCGCAACTTCGTGGTCATGGCCGTGCTTAAAGGGCTGGATACGGCCATCATCAACCCCATGGACGCCAACATGATGGCCAATATAATCGTGGCAGAGACCCTGGCCGGCAAGGACGAGTTCTGCATGAACTTCCTTGAGGCCTACAGGGCCAACAAGTTTGAACTGTAA